Proteins encoded together in one Marinobacter sp. Arc7-DN-1 window:
- a CDS encoding thiamine pyrophosphate-dependent dehydrogenase E1 component subunit alpha, with amino-acid sequence MTTTKAKVVYSPVFTDGAEFRIPTFKLLKQDGSLYKGAKAPDLDKEKALRIYRAMVTTRILDERMLAAQRQGRLSFYMQCTGEEAAVIGSAAALDDADMIMAQYREQGALTYRGFSIDEFMNQLFGNELDYGKGRQMPVHYGSSKLNYMTISSPLATQIPQATGYAYGQKLAGDGHCTITYFGEGAASEGDFHAALNMATVHRVPVIFLCRNNGYAISTPSTEQFAADGVAPRAYGYKMDVIRVDGNDILAVHEATKAARRLAVEHNRPVLIEAMTYRLAAHSSSDDPSGYRSKDEEAVWRDKDPILRMRLWLEGRKWWSENDEKQLQESMRREVLETMKRAQKRPPPALDTLVSDVYDEVPPALAEQFDKLKAHIRRYPDEYPKSAEHVKREA; translated from the coding sequence ATGACAACAACAAAAGCCAAAGTTGTTTACTCCCCGGTCTTTACCGACGGTGCGGAATTCCGTATTCCCACCTTCAAGTTACTGAAGCAGGACGGCTCCCTTTATAAGGGCGCCAAAGCACCTGATCTGGATAAAGAAAAGGCCCTGCGCATTTATCGTGCGATGGTCACCACCCGAATTCTCGATGAGCGCATGCTCGCCGCCCAACGCCAGGGGCGACTGAGTTTCTACATGCAGTGCACCGGCGAGGAAGCCGCCGTGATCGGCAGCGCCGCGGCACTGGACGACGCCGACATGATCATGGCGCAGTATCGGGAACAGGGCGCCCTGACTTATCGTGGCTTTTCCATCGATGAATTCATGAACCAGCTGTTCGGCAACGAACTGGACTATGGCAAAGGTCGCCAGATGCCCGTTCACTATGGTTCCAGCAAGCTGAACTACATGACCATCTCATCGCCCCTGGCCACGCAGATTCCCCAGGCCACCGGTTATGCCTACGGCCAGAAACTGGCGGGCGACGGCCACTGCACCATCACGTATTTCGGCGAAGGTGCCGCGTCGGAAGGCGACTTCCACGCCGCCCTGAACATGGCCACCGTTCATCGCGTCCCGGTGATCTTCCTGTGCCGCAACAACGGCTACGCCATTTCCACCCCGTCCACCGAGCAGTTCGCCGCCGACGGTGTGGCACCCCGGGCCTATGGCTACAAGATGGATGTAATCCGTGTCGACGGCAATGACATCCTGGCCGTCCACGAGGCCACCAAAGCGGCACGCCGCCTGGCGGTGGAGCACAACCGCCCGGTGTTGATCGAAGCCATGACCTATCGCCTGGCCGCGCACTCGTCTTCCGATGACCCGTCCGGCTACCGCAGCAAGGACGAGGAAGCCGTATGGCGTGACAAAGACCCGATCCTGCGGATGCGTCTCTGGCTCGAGGGCAGGAAATGGTGGAGCGAAAACGACGAGAAACAGCTTCAGGAGAGCATGCGCCGCGAGGTTCTCGAAACCATGAAGCGCGCGCAGAAACGGCCACCCCCGGCGCTTGATACCCTGGTGAGCGATGTCTACGACGAAGTGCCGCCTGCCCTGGCTGAACAGTTCGACAAGCTCAAGGCGCACATCCGCCGGTATCCGGACGAGTATCCGAAGAGTGCCGAACACGTAAAGAGGGAGGCCTGA
- a CDS encoding YaeQ family protein — translation MALKATIFKATLNIADMDRHYYADHHLTIARHPSETDERMMIRLLAFVLNASEHLEFSRGLSTDDEPELWQKSLSGEIELWVELGLPDESRLRKACNRADRVILYTYGSRAVPLWWEKNQGKLTRFNNLTIINLPPEGTEPLAGLAARGMNLQCTIQDGTVNIGNEETLVSLTPEPLHPD, via the coding sequence ATGGCGCTCAAAGCAACCATCTTCAAGGCAACTCTCAACATCGCCGATATGGACCGGCACTATTATGCCGACCACCACCTGACCATCGCCCGGCACCCGTCGGAAACCGATGAGCGGATGATGATCCGGCTGCTCGCATTTGTCCTGAATGCCAGCGAACATCTCGAATTCTCACGAGGCCTCAGCACCGACGACGAGCCGGAGCTCTGGCAAAAGAGCCTGAGCGGTGAAATCGAACTCTGGGTCGAACTGGGCCTGCCGGACGAAAGCCGCCTGCGCAAAGCCTGCAACCGGGCCGACCGGGTTATTCTGTACACCTACGGCAGCCGCGCAGTGCCTCTGTGGTGGGAGAAAAATCAGGGCAAACTGACCCGCTTCAACAACCTCACCATCATCAACCTGCCACCGGAAGGCACCGAGCCACTTGCCGGCCTGGCGGCACGCGGTATGAATCTGCAGTGCACCATCCAGGACGGAACCGTGAATATCGGCAACGAGGAAACCCTTGTCAGCCTGACACCTGAACCACTGCACCCCGATTAA
- a CDS encoding CidA/LrgA family protein: MSMLRGFLVLVLFFILGESIRVLFALPVSGGVLGMVVITFTLMVKGSVSDELASASQGLISVLVLLIMPGVVGVFFMADQFSGQWLAVAAALLVGTFLSVLTTLLLMKLVTAGGDGDRE, encoded by the coding sequence ATGTCGATGTTGCGTGGTTTTCTGGTCCTGGTGCTGTTCTTCATTCTTGGCGAGTCCATACGGGTGCTCTTCGCTTTGCCGGTCAGTGGCGGTGTTCTGGGTATGGTCGTCATCACCTTCACCTTGATGGTGAAAGGCAGTGTAAGCGATGAACTGGCCTCGGCCAGTCAGGGGTTGATCTCGGTACTGGTGCTGCTGATCATGCCGGGTGTTGTCGGCGTGTTCTTCATGGCGGATCAGTTCTCCGGGCAGTGGCTGGCAGTTGCGGCAGCTTTGCTTGTTGGCACCTTCCTGAGTGTTCTCACTACGTTACTGTTGATGAAGCTGGTGACGGCCGGCGGGGATGGCGATCGTGAGTGA
- a CDS encoding LrgB family protein, with the protein MAIVSEFFARFQALPDILAATPILAIGLTLGAFFAGNWLFARMGRPLWLPPVVLSAFLLSGVIAVLAVGYQNYQQGARWLTVLLGPATVALGIPLYQQMHHIRAMWRPILVTLPIAATLAAVYAVVIGWALGATPEVLASLAPKSVTAPIAIGITEQLGGSVPLMMGGLLITGVVATLFVDLLARLLPVKDERILGFALGLNGHAVGTARAFEISHTAGAFASLGMGLTGVFTALILPLVFRL; encoded by the coding sequence ATGGCGATCGTGAGTGAATTCTTCGCCCGATTCCAGGCGCTGCCGGATATCCTCGCAGCCACGCCGATTCTCGCCATTGGTTTAACCCTGGGCGCTTTCTTTGCCGGCAACTGGCTGTTTGCTCGCATGGGCAGGCCTTTATGGCTGCCTCCTGTGGTGTTATCAGCATTTCTACTGTCCGGTGTGATCGCTGTTCTGGCGGTGGGTTACCAGAACTATCAGCAGGGTGCTCGTTGGCTCACCGTGCTGCTTGGCCCCGCCACCGTGGCCCTGGGTATTCCCCTGTATCAGCAGATGCACCATATCCGTGCCATGTGGCGCCCCATCCTGGTGACGCTGCCAATTGCCGCCACTCTGGCGGCGGTTTATGCGGTGGTGATTGGCTGGGCCCTGGGTGCCACGCCGGAGGTGCTGGCGTCGCTGGCGCCCAAGTCGGTCACGGCACCGATTGCCATCGGTATCACCGAACAGCTGGGTGGTTCTGTTCCCCTGATGATGGGTGGCCTGCTGATTACCGGCGTGGTCGCAACCCTCTTTGTTGACCTTCTCGCCCGCCTGTTGCCGGTAAAGGACGAACGAATCCTGGGCTTCGCCCTGGGTCTGAACGGCCATGCCGTCGGTACGGCCCGGGCGTTTGAGATCAGCCATACTGCCGGTGCCTTTGCCTCGCTGGGCATGGGCCTCACTGGCGTGTTCACCGCGCTGATCCTGCCGCTGGTTTTCCGCCTGTAG
- a CDS encoding bacterioferritin-associated ferredoxin: protein MYVCLCHSVTDREIREAADNGVSSMRQLGKELGVGTQCGRCACTAREILRESRSPDYLAMANMLAQPA, encoded by the coding sequence ATGTACGTATGCCTTTGTCACAGCGTAACCGACCGGGAAATTCGCGAAGCTGCCGATAACGGTGTTTCTTCCATGCGCCAGCTTGGCAAGGAACTGGGTGTTGGTACCCAGTGCGGGCGCTGCGCCTGCACCGCCCGTGAAATACTGCGGGAGAGCCGTTCACCTGATTACCTGGCAATGGCCAATATGCTCGCCCAGCCGGCCTGA
- the bfr gene encoding bacterioferritin, with translation MKGDKKVIQYLNKVLANELTAINQYFLHSRMYKDWGITKLAAKEYEESIDEMKHADQLIERILFLEGLPNLQDLNKLLVGENVEEMISCDLKLEQIAHTDLKEAILYCEQVQDFTSRELFRSILDSEEDHIDWLETQLEMISQMGIQNYIQLQSSASE, from the coding sequence ATGAAAGGCGACAAGAAAGTCATTCAGTATCTCAATAAGGTCCTCGCCAACGAGCTGACCGCCATCAACCAGTATTTTCTCCATTCCCGCATGTACAAGGATTGGGGCATCACCAAGCTGGCCGCCAAGGAATACGAAGAATCCATCGACGAAATGAAGCACGCGGACCAGCTCATCGAGCGGATCCTGTTTCTCGAAGGATTGCCCAACCTCCAGGACCTTAACAAACTGCTGGTCGGCGAGAACGTCGAGGAAATGATCTCCTGCGACCTCAAGCTGGAGCAGATCGCCCATACCGACCTGAAAGAAGCCATTCTCTATTGTGAGCAGGTTCAGGACTTCACCAGCCGTGAGCTCTTCCGCAGCATTCTGGACAGCGAAGAAGATCACATCGACTGGCTGGAAACCCAGTTGGAAATGATTTCCCAGATGGGTATACAGAACTACATCCAGCTTCAGTCATCCGCCTCGGAGTAA
- a CDS encoding phosphomannomutase encodes MDLSCFKAYDLRGRVPDQLNPALAEKIGHAYVDITGAKKVIVGYDIRLSSPDIAEALSSGLMAAGADVFDIGLCGTEQVYFATSHYKMDGGIMVTASHNPKNHNGMKMVGPESRPISSDNGLNDIRDRVLEPFADAPQQGRYEPLEVMSAYIDHLLGYVDAASLSPMTIVVNAGNGGAGLVIDELEQHLPFEFVKVHHEPDGHFPNGVPNPILPENRAVTADAVIEQGAAMGIAWDGDYDRCFFFDENGRFIEGYYIVGLLADQFLRKTGGGKVIHDPRLTWNTLDLVKAAGGEAVESKTGHAFIKQRMRDEDAVYGGEMSAHHYFRDFAYCDSGMIPWLLIAERLCQSGQLFSSLIDARIEAYPASGEINRTIDDPPKVIAAIEAKYSVGAKNVSHVDGVSIEFDDWRFNLRMSNTEPVVRLNVESRANIPLMEEKTEELLAEMRRLNEKG; translated from the coding sequence ATGGATCTGTCCTGTTTTAAAGCTTACGACCTGCGCGGCCGAGTGCCGGATCAACTGAATCCGGCGCTGGCCGAGAAAATCGGGCACGCCTACGTGGACATTACTGGCGCAAAAAAAGTGATCGTCGGCTACGACATCCGCCTGTCCAGCCCGGACATCGCCGAGGCCCTGAGCTCTGGCCTGATGGCTGCCGGCGCGGATGTGTTTGATATTGGCCTGTGCGGCACCGAACAAGTGTATTTTGCCACCAGCCACTACAAGATGGACGGCGGTATTATGGTCACCGCCAGCCATAACCCCAAAAACCACAACGGCATGAAAATGGTCGGCCCCGAATCCCGGCCCATCAGCTCCGACAACGGCCTGAACGACATCCGTGACCGGGTACTGGAGCCCTTTGCGGATGCACCGCAGCAGGGCCGCTACGAACCGCTGGAAGTGATGAGCGCCTACATCGATCACCTGCTGGGTTACGTCGATGCCGCCTCCCTCAGCCCCATGACCATCGTGGTCAACGCCGGCAACGGCGGCGCCGGCCTGGTGATCGACGAACTCGAACAGCATCTTCCGTTCGAATTCGTAAAAGTGCATCACGAACCGGATGGCCATTTCCCGAACGGCGTGCCCAACCCGATCCTCCCGGAAAACCGCGCAGTCACCGCCGATGCCGTTATCGAACAGGGCGCCGCCATGGGCATTGCCTGGGACGGCGACTACGACCGCTGCTTCTTCTTCGACGAAAACGGCCGCTTTATCGAGGGCTACTACATCGTCGGATTACTGGCCGACCAGTTCCTGCGCAAAACCGGCGGCGGCAAAGTCATCCACGACCCCCGCCTCACCTGGAATACCCTGGATCTGGTCAAAGCCGCCGGCGGTGAAGCCGTCGAAAGCAAAACCGGCCACGCCTTCATCAAACAGAGAATGCGCGACGAAGACGCCGTCTACGGCGGCGAAATGAGCGCCCACCACTATTTCCGGGACTTCGCCTACTGCGACAGCGGCATGATCCCCTGGCTGTTGATCGCCGAACGCCTCTGCCAGTCCGGCCAGCTTTTCTCTTCCCTGATCGACGCCCGAATCGAAGCCTACCCGGCCAGCGGTGAAATCAACCGCACCATCGACGATCCCCCCAAAGTCATCGCCGCGATTGAAGCCAAATACAGTGTCGGCGCCAAAAACGTCAGCCACGTGGACGGCGTAAGCATCGAATTCGACGACTGGCGCTTCAACCTCCGGATGTCCAACACCGAACCGGTTGTGCGCCTGAACGTGGAATCGAGGGCGAATATCCCGCTGATGGAAGAAAAAACAGAGGAATTACTGGCTGAAATGCGAAGGCTGAATGAAAAGGGCTAG
- a CDS encoding phospholipase A, translated as MTPFRASFASHPFILAFVLAPGAVQAEPTLENPIDSPEQCALIEDGIQRLACFDSIFEPEKQQAQATEAQKEEVRRRVDNLAPDDEALKQVGGNALEDDSDTGVMSALVDRYVAAEKAIFSFSGSFVGHRPTYILPVTWVEKPNSTPSSPRLGSVGYDYELAREEAKYQISFKVPLLTGLLDNRTTMWFGYTQQSYWQVYNQDDSAPFRETNYEPEIFVRYQADWDIGPGRLNGVTLGFNHQSNGQSEPRSRSWNRIMANAAYSYGRWLFMVQPWYRIPENSNDDNADIERYLGHANYQAVYKLTADRTFSLRLMNNLRSDDNKTSVEFGYSFPMGDTVKGFFQYYNGYGESLIDYNHRIQRFGIGIMLNDWL; from the coding sequence ATGACGCCCTTTCGTGCCTCATTTGCCTCACATCCGTTCATTCTGGCTTTTGTGCTGGCCCCCGGCGCCGTCCAGGCAGAACCCACACTGGAAAATCCGATCGATTCTCCCGAGCAATGTGCATTGATCGAAGACGGCATCCAGAGGCTTGCGTGCTTCGACAGCATTTTCGAGCCGGAGAAACAGCAGGCACAGGCTACCGAGGCACAGAAAGAAGAAGTCCGCAGACGCGTTGACAATCTTGCTCCGGATGACGAGGCGCTGAAGCAAGTAGGCGGCAACGCCCTGGAAGACGATTCGGACACCGGCGTAATGTCTGCGCTCGTGGATCGATATGTCGCTGCCGAAAAAGCGATATTTTCATTTTCCGGCAGTTTTGTCGGGCACCGGCCCACTTATATCCTGCCGGTGACCTGGGTGGAGAAGCCGAACTCGACACCATCCAGCCCACGACTGGGTTCCGTCGGCTACGATTACGAGCTGGCGCGGGAAGAAGCAAAGTATCAGATCAGTTTCAAAGTTCCCCTGCTGACGGGACTTCTGGATAATCGCACCACAATGTGGTTTGGCTACACCCAGCAGTCCTACTGGCAGGTCTATAACCAGGACGATTCTGCGCCTTTCCGGGAAACCAACTACGAGCCGGAGATCTTTGTGCGTTATCAGGCCGATTGGGACATCGGCCCTGGCAGGTTAAATGGAGTGACACTCGGCTTCAATCACCAGTCAAACGGGCAGTCTGAGCCGCGGTCACGGAGCTGGAACCGGATTATGGCCAATGCAGCCTACAGCTATGGTCGCTGGCTTTTCATGGTGCAGCCCTGGTATCGGATTCCGGAGAACAGCAACGATGATAATGCGGACATTGAGCGGTATCTGGGCCATGCCAACTATCAGGCGGTTTACAAGCTGACGGCGGATCGTACGTTTTCACTGCGGCTGATGAATAATCTGCGGTCGGATGACAACAAGACGTCGGTGGAGTTTGGGTACAGTTTCCCGATGGGGGATACGGTTAAGGGGTTTTTCCAGTACTACAACGGGTATGGGGAGAGTCTGATTGACTATAACCACCGGATTCAGAGGTTTGGTATCGGGATTATGCTGAACGACTGGCTCTAA
- a CDS encoding c-type cytochrome: MKRVLAAVLVGFGLTAGAVMASVEDEIRARIQPVGEVCLQGEECGSAAAPTETASSGPRSGSEVYDAVCMACHTTGAAGAPVIGDADAWAPRIDKGLETLVSNAINGFNAMPAKGGCASCPDEEIQAAVEHIVEQSQ; encoded by the coding sequence ATGAAGAGAGTCCTGGCTGCTGTATTGGTTGGTTTTGGCCTGACAGCGGGTGCCGTAATGGCAAGTGTCGAAGATGAAATCCGTGCACGTATTCAGCCGGTGGGCGAAGTATGTCTGCAGGGTGAAGAGTGTGGTAGCGCAGCTGCTCCGACCGAGACAGCCAGCTCCGGTCCTCGCTCGGGCAGCGAAGTGTACGATGCCGTGTGCATGGCCTGTCATACCACCGGTGCTGCCGGCGCCCCGGTAATTGGTGACGCGGATGCCTGGGCTCCCCGGATCGACAAGGGGCTGGAAACCCTGGTCAGCAACGCCATTAACGGCTTCAATGCCATGCCTGCAAAAGGCGGCTGTGCAAGCTGCCCCGACGAGGAAATTCAGGCGGCCGTTGAGCATATTGTTGAGCAAAGCCAGTAA
- the rep gene encoding DNA helicase Rep, translating to MNKLNPRQSEAVRYSDGPLLVLAGAGSGKTSVITRKIAYLIEHLGIPGRHIAAVTFTNKAAREMKERVGRIVDRKLTRGLIVSTFHNLGLNMIREEHAHLGYHPGFSIFDAEDAKALLQDLMLREASAEAGDELSDVQMTISSWKNAMRGPAEALSKAADEREQRIAIIYNKYNEYLKAYNAVDFDDLILLPVMLFRSHPDVLAKWRRKIRYMLVDEYQDTNVCQYELVKLLVAERAAFTVVGDDDQSIYAWRGARPENLEQLKEDFPSLKIVKLEQNYRSTARILRSANMVIANNPHVFEKALWSDHTIGEEIRVVRCRNEDAETERVATEILDQKLKKGLDFRDFAVLYRGNHQARLLEMKLQGYQIPYRISGGQSFFSKNEIKDAMSYLRLLINPDDDAAFLRVVNVPRREIGPRTLEQLSHYSRSRNVSLFKALGDMGAETHVTEKGLDRLRRFAHWVDATCERLHSENPVPVIKQLFTDIEYEEWLHQHSGTPKQAERRMENIWYLVESIQRMLDDGKGTADELGIEDAITRLILRDMMEQREEEDDSDKVQLLTLHASKGLEFPHVFIMGLEEEILPHRSSIEEGNIEEERRLMYVGITRARETLTLTYAAARKQYGEKLETIPSRFLDELPEEDLKWEGLGDLDVEANQKKGKATLSALLGDLGL from the coding sequence GTGAACAAACTCAACCCGAGACAAAGCGAGGCAGTCCGCTATTCAGACGGTCCCCTGCTGGTACTTGCTGGTGCCGGCAGCGGCAAAACCAGCGTGATTACCCGCAAGATTGCCTACCTGATCGAGCACCTCGGTATTCCGGGGCGCCATATTGCCGCAGTGACCTTCACCAACAAGGCCGCCCGGGAAATGAAGGAGCGGGTTGGCCGGATCGTTGACCGAAAGCTGACCCGGGGACTGATTGTATCCACTTTTCATAACCTTGGCCTCAATATGATCCGGGAAGAGCACGCTCATCTGGGCTACCACCCGGGGTTTTCGATTTTCGACGCCGAGGATGCCAAGGCCCTGTTACAGGATCTGATGCTCCGGGAGGCCAGTGCCGAGGCCGGGGACGAACTCAGCGATGTCCAGATGACCATCTCGTCCTGGAAAAACGCCATGCGCGGGCCGGCCGAGGCCCTGAGCAAGGCGGCGGATGAGCGGGAACAGCGCATCGCCATCATTTACAACAAGTACAACGAATACCTCAAGGCTTACAACGCCGTGGATTTCGATGACCTGATCCTGCTGCCGGTGATGCTGTTTCGCTCGCACCCGGACGTGCTCGCGAAATGGCGCCGGAAAATCCGCTACATGCTGGTGGACGAGTACCAGGACACCAACGTGTGCCAGTACGAACTGGTCAAGCTTCTGGTGGCCGAACGGGCCGCATTCACCGTGGTCGGGGATGATGACCAGTCAATCTACGCCTGGCGCGGTGCCCGACCGGAGAATCTGGAGCAGCTCAAGGAAGACTTTCCCAGCCTGAAGATTGTCAAGCTGGAGCAGAATTACCGCTCCACAGCCCGGATCCTGCGCAGCGCAAACATGGTGATTGCCAACAACCCCCATGTGTTTGAAAAGGCGCTCTGGAGTGACCACACCATTGGCGAGGAGATCCGGGTTGTCCGGTGCCGCAACGAGGACGCGGAAACCGAGCGGGTTGCCACCGAGATCCTCGACCAGAAGCTGAAAAAAGGCCTGGATTTCCGGGACTTTGCCGTGCTTTACCGGGGTAATCACCAGGCCCGCCTGCTGGAGATGAAGCTCCAGGGCTACCAGATTCCCTACCGCATCTCCGGTGGCCAGTCGTTCTTCTCCAAGAACGAGATCAAGGATGCAATGTCGTACCTGCGCCTGCTGATCAATCCCGATGACGACGCCGCTTTCCTGCGGGTCGTGAACGTACCCCGCCGGGAGATCGGGCCCCGTACCCTTGAACAACTGAGCCACTATTCCCGCTCCCGGAACGTCAGCCTGTTCAAGGCCCTGGGCGACATGGGAGCGGAAACCCATGTGACCGAGAAGGGCCTGGATCGCCTGCGACGTTTTGCCCACTGGGTAGATGCCACTTGCGAGCGCTTGCACAGCGAAAATCCGGTCCCCGTGATCAAGCAGCTTTTTACCGACATCGAATATGAAGAATGGCTGCACCAGCACTCCGGCACCCCGAAACAGGCCGAGCGCAGGATGGAGAACATCTGGTATCTGGTGGAGTCCATTCAGCGCATGCTGGATGATGGCAAGGGCACCGCTGACGAACTGGGTATTGAGGATGCCATCACCAGGCTGATCCTCCGGGACATGATGGAGCAGCGTGAGGAAGAGGACGACAGTGACAAGGTTCAGTTGCTGACTCTCCACGCCTCCAAGGGCCTGGAGTTTCCCCATGTATTTATTATGGGCCTGGAGGAGGAGATTCTTCCCCACCGGAGCAGCATTGAAGAAGGCAACATCGAGGAAGAACGGCGACTGATGTACGTGGGCATCACCCGGGCCCGTGAAACGCTGACCCTGACCTACGCGGCGGCCCGGAAACAGTACGGCGAAAAGCTGGAAACCATCCCCAGCCGGTTCCTGGATGAACTGCCTGAAGAAGACCTGAAGTGGGAAGGCCTGGGCGATCTTGATGTGGAAGCCAACCAGAAAAAAGGCAAGGCAACCCTCAGTGCCCTGCTGGGAGACCTTGGCCTTTAG
- a CDS encoding putative bifunctional diguanylate cyclase/phosphodiesterase: protein MTLPLETMRPGQLRLLVLTPDYADFLWLNDLLAGDVEISADATWCPDLVDCDDLIRNASFDVIVWDCIFHGGSEASFLQYLAVGSNEKPVLALSAELPELRAPELLAAGAADYLCRQNLDQWNFRRAVKCLWYREQLSESAYGQLGREVATGFINRDLFFDRLQQALLRAERASHRLALLHLNVDDFRSINESFGYQKSDQLMMKLAERLRHSLRRVDSLMRIGGDELAIIIEKVEDSLDITQIIRKVVNALDEPVAIDGQNVVVSVSLGVATYPEAGDSAENLLRRANRAMFEAKRDPGTSYRFYDRQLHISAGYQLRLEADLRNALRGKELELYYQPRIDLATEEVRGVECLLRWNHPERGLVGPDEFIPVAERSGLIVPIGYWVIEQACKRLQESAELGFPGLVFAVNLSFRQFHDRKMTETIFRIIFNANVDTSLLELELTESAMMHDPEYAQRCLRELNQLGISFALDDFGTGFSSLSNLQHLPISLVKIDKSFVQELGHSADAEHIIRAIISLAHSLQISVVAEGVETEGQLEFLRQQHCDEIQGYYYARPMPWADLVQFLNKRGQAACLQQ from the coding sequence ATGACTCTGCCACTGGAAACCATGAGGCCCGGACAGTTACGCCTCCTGGTTCTGACACCGGATTATGCTGATTTTCTCTGGCTGAATGATCTTCTGGCGGGTGACGTCGAAATCAGTGCGGACGCTACCTGGTGCCCGGATCTGGTGGATTGTGACGACCTGATCCGCAACGCCAGTTTCGATGTCATTGTCTGGGACTGTATTTTTCATGGCGGTTCTGAGGCCTCCTTTCTTCAATACCTGGCGGTTGGCAGCAATGAGAAGCCTGTCCTTGCCCTCAGTGCGGAGTTGCCGGAACTGCGGGCTCCCGAACTGCTCGCCGCCGGCGCCGCCGATTATCTCTGCCGCCAGAATCTCGACCAATGGAATTTCCGCCGGGCTGTGAAGTGCCTCTGGTACCGGGAACAGTTGTCCGAGTCGGCCTACGGCCAGCTGGGGCGGGAGGTCGCCACCGGTTTTATAAACCGGGATCTGTTCTTTGATCGTCTCCAGCAGGCGCTGCTGCGGGCTGAGCGGGCCAGCCACCGGCTGGCACTTCTGCACCTCAATGTCGACGATTTCCGCAGTATCAATGAATCCTTCGGTTACCAGAAAAGCGATCAGTTGATGATGAAACTGGCGGAGCGTCTCCGGCACTCCCTGAGGCGGGTGGATTCCCTGATGCGCATTGGCGGCGATGAGCTGGCCATCATCATCGAGAAGGTCGAAGACTCCCTCGACATCACCCAGATCATCCGCAAGGTGGTCAATGCGTTGGATGAGCCGGTCGCGATCGACGGCCAGAATGTGGTGGTCAGCGTCAGCCTCGGCGTTGCCACTTACCCGGAAGCCGGTGACAGTGCCGAAAATCTGTTGCGCCGGGCCAACCGGGCCATGTTCGAGGCCAAGCGGGATCCTGGCACCAGTTATCGCTTCTACGACCGGCAGTTGCATATCTCTGCCGGCTATCAGCTTCGGCTCGAGGCCGACCTGCGCAATGCCCTGAGGGGCAAGGAACTGGAGCTTTACTATCAGCCCCGGATTGATCTGGCCACTGAAGAAGTTCGTGGTGTCGAGTGCCTGTTGCGCTGGAACCACCCGGAGCGGGGGCTGGTGGGGCCGGACGAATTCATTCCGGTCGCCGAGCGCAGCGGCCTGATCGTGCCGATCGGGTACTGGGTTATCGAACAGGCCTGTAAACGCCTGCAGGAGTCTGCCGAGCTCGGATTTCCGGGGCTGGTGTTCGCCGTCAACCTGTCGTTCCGGCAGTTCCACGATCGCAAGATGACCGAAACCATTTTCCGGATTATTTTCAACGCCAATGTGGATACCAGTCTGCTGGAGCTGGAGCTTACGGAAAGTGCCATGATGCACGACCCCGAGTATGCCCAGCGTTGCCTGCGAGAGCTGAACCAACTGGGTATCAGCTTTGCCCTTGATGACTTCGGGACCGGTTTCTCCTCCCTGAGCAATCTGCAGCATCTGCCCATTTCCCTGGTCAAGATCGACAAGTCCTTCGTGCAGGAGCTCGGCCACTCGGCCGACGCGGAGCACATCATCCGGGCCATTATCAGCCTGGCCCACAGTCTGCAGATCAGCGTGGTCGCCGAAGGCGTGGAAACCGAAGGGCAACTGGAGTTCCTGCGTCAGCAGCATTGCGATGAAATCCAGGGTTACTATTACGCCCGCCCCATGCCCTGGGCCGATCTTGTGCAATTCCTGAACAAGCGTGGCCAGGCCGCTTGCCTGCAACAGTAA